The region GACGGCGGGCACCGGGCCATTCTGCCGGATTGAGGCTGCCCCTCGTGCCCGCCGCGCGCGAGTTCCGGGCGTTCGGCGTAACACGGAAGGAGGGGTGCGATGTTGAAGTTGGCAGTCTCATTGGGGAAGTGGCGTCCGCGTGTCCTCACAGGAGCGGCCGCTCTCATGCTCACGGCGACCGGACAGGGGGCTTTCGGCAGCACGATTAATGTGACGAGCACGTCGGGCGGCACGGGGGGCCCGAGCTGCACGTTGCGGGATGCAATCGCAGCCGCGAACGGTGACGTGCCAAGTGGGGGCTGCTCGGCGGGGAGCGGTGTCGACTCCATTGTCTTGCCGTCAGGGGCAATGATCACACTTGTGCAGGTCGACAATGCCACCCATGGCGCCAACGGGTTACCCGTGGTCACCAGCACGATCGTTGTCGAGGGGAATGGCGCAACAATCGGCCGCAGCACTGCACCTGCAACCCCGGTGTTCCGCATCCTTCACGTCGACGCAACCGGAGATCTGACGCTCGCCAATCTGACGATTACCAACGGCAAGATCACGGTTCCGTTGGTTCTTGGGGAGGGGGGTGGGGGAATCCTGAACTGGGGTAATCTCACCGTTACCGACTCCAGCGTTATCGGCAACGACGCGACCGCGCCCATCGGTTTTGGGTTTCCCGAGGGCGGGGGTATCTCAAGCCCGGGAACGCTACTGGTCGAGCGCAGCACGATCAGTGGGAACCGGGCCGGTCAGGGTGGCGGCATTTGCGCGGGGTGGTATCTGGGAGGACCGATCATTCCTGCCACGACCCTTGTCAACACGACGGTCAGTGGCAACAGCGACGACGGGAATTCCGGCGGTGGGATTCTGTACGCCCAGGGCATCCTGAGGCTCCGCAGTTCGAGCATCATCGACAACCGGGGAGGCATCTACAACAACTTCAACAGTGGCGGCACGGTGCAAAACACGATCTTAACTCGCAATGGCCCGTACAACTGTGCAGGGTCGCTCGCCTTTACCTCCATGGGATATAATTTGACTGACGACTCCACCTGCGGTTTTCTGTCCGGCCCCGGCGACCAGCCTAACGTCGCGAACCCGCAAGTGGGCCCCCTTCAAGACAACGGCGGTCCCACTGCGACTCACGCTCTCCTATCTGGCAGTTCTGCAATTGATGCAGGCGACCCGGCCGGCTGCGCTGACGCTAACAGCAGTCAACTTGCTACCGACCAGCGTGGCGCGCCACGCTCAGCCGACGGGGGAGGCGGTTTCGGTAACCGCTGCGATATCGGCGCTTTTGAGTTCGACTCGCTGTTGCCAAACGGTTCTCCATGCAGCAGCGATGCGCAGTGTGCGTCGCACCTCTGTACCGACGGGGTATGCGCGGTGCCCGTGGGCGCACCGGCACTCTCGCCGACGATGCTCCTGCTATCGGTTGCAATCCTAGGCCTTATCGGCATGTACAGTCTGGTCCTCGGACCGCGATGTCGAGCGCGATCCGACGAGGATTCCGAAACGCAGTGACGAGTCCTACGAGTCGGAGGATGCGCGGGGCACGTAGCCAGCAAGGTCAGTCAAATTGCGGGGTCCCCAAGGCAGGCAGCATGGTCGGCAAGCAAAGGGACGAGGCCGCATCGGCCGAACGAAGGGCGACGGCCACCACGGAGGCATTCGGTGAGGTCGTGGCCTCGCCTGATCCCGCGCATTCGGCTGAAGCTGCCCACCTGTGCTAAAGGATGCGTATGGCTCAGCTCATGGATCGAATCACCGTCAACCCACGGCAGTGTGGCGGGCGTCCGTGTATTCGAGGTATGCGGATCCGAGTTTCCGATGTCCTTGAGCTTCTCGCTTCCGGGATGACCCCGAAACAGATTGTCAGGGAGCATCCTGATCTGGAGATCGAGGACGTCTATGCCTGCTTGCGGTTTGCCACCGGTCGGGTCAGTCACGCAGTGGTCGTCCCGTGATTCTCTGGGTTGACGCCCACATCTCCCCCAAGCTTTGCCCGCGCATTCGCAGGCAGTTCGGGGTGGAGGTGACGCATGTTCGCGACCTGGGCCTCCGAGAGGCCGAGGATCCCGAGATCTTCGAGAAGGCTCGCGCGGCAGATGTCGCGGTGTTCACGAAGGACGAAGATTTCGTCGATCTCGTCGGCCGGCTCGGCACACCACCGCAGGTCCTTTGGCTACGGTGTGGCAACATGTCCAACGCCCGCCTCTGGTCAATTCTCTCCCGAACGCTCGCGGATGCACTCGAACTCCTTCGCCAAGGCGAGCCTATCGTGGAGATCACTTTGTCCCAAGGCGAACCCGGAGGCCGAACGCAAGCGTCCAGTCACCGGCGCGGAAAGACGCCCCGCCGCTGACACTCCGTGCGAGGGGTCATGCCGCAGCTTGCGAGAGACCCAAACGCCGATGACTGGCGTCGTCACAATCCGCGCACGAGAAAACAGCCCAGCAGGGCCGAACAGATCGCTGGAGCGGACCGGCTTGAACTGGGCGGTTCTCGCGAGCGCCACCGGGCCGGCCGCTCAGCGATAGCGTTCGGCGGGTGCGGGCAGATGGAATCAGCTATTGCCACCGCGCTGATTCGTAGCACGCTGCTGGACCACCGCGTTCCGTGCGTGTCGTCTCAAGCGAGAATCTCCGCCGGCAGTGCGGGTGCACGGGGACCGCCCAGGGAGCGCGATGGCGCGGCGTCTCGTGTCAACTTGAGAAGAGGAAGGGGAAGAGACTGGTACTCAACTGTCAGCCATCCACAGAGGTTGCGCTCACGGCTCCTCTTCCGGCTGCTCCTCTTCGGTTCCGAACGACAGCTTGAGCCCATCGATACGGGCGAAGTGCCGGCGATTCCCAGTGATCAGCATGGCACCCTCGCGCAAGCAGATGCCGGCGATCAGGCAATCCGCCATGCCGATGTCCTCTCCCCGCGCGAGCAGTGCACTTCTAGCCTCGGCGCCCTTCCGAGCGCCGTCGGCGTCAAGCGGCAGGATCGTCATCGCGGCAAGGAGCATCTCGACCGCTGAGGACTGCCGCGGCGTCCTGGCGCCGGTCCATAGCTCGAACGCGGTCACCACCGTCGTCGCGAAGCCTCGCGTCTGTAGCTCGATTTCCACGCGGGCAGCCATGGGGTTGCGACCGCGCAGGTAGTCAACCAGCACGTCCGTATCGGCGACGATCACCGCCACCTCCGGCGAATCGCGGCAACATCCGCCTTCAGCGCCTCACCTTCCTGGCCTGCCAGCGCGCCCCTGACCCCGAGCGCCGCACGAACGGCGTCCTGCCGACTCGCATGCACTCGAAGATAGAGGTCGACGGCCTCGCGAACCACCGAAGAGAACCCCTTCTCTCCACGGCTGCTCGCGATCTTCAGGAGTTCGCCTCTCTGCTGCTCGGTTATCTCGATGGTCGTTCTCATGTAACGACCGTTGCCATTACGGCATTTACATGTCAAGCATCATGCACATGCATGTCCGGGTTCCCGCGGTGTATCGAGGCCTGCCGATTCGTGGCCGTAGTACCGTCGTTTCTGGATGCCCCCTCGCGTAAAGTACCAAGAGTACCATCGTCCCCTATCCCCCAAGTGTCTTCCTTGTCCCTCTCCGGTGGGTGTCTCCCTTGTCCTCCGGGCGTCAGGTCAGCGGGTTACGCCAGCGCAGGCCGGGGAAGCGCTGGAAGTCGGCGTCGTTCGAGTGGATCTCGCACTGGTGCTCGAGGGCGAGCGCCGCCAGATGGGCGTCGGTCGTGAGATTGCCCGCGAGCCCGGTCGCACGAAACAGGTCTTCGAGAATGGTCAGGTGACGCGGACCGGGATCCAGCGTCCGCACATGTGGGCGGTCGAACCAGATGTGCACCCGGTCCAATGCCGCGAGCGGCGGCAGCGGAGCGACGAAGACTGCCGGATGTGTCACGAGCCGCACGAAGCCACAGACGACCACCCACGGCAGCGCCACCGGGTGCTCTCGCGTCAGCAGGTCTTCCCACCACGCGCGCGCCGCGCCGTGGAGCGGGGACGCTGCGTTGTAAGCGTAGACGAGCAGGTTGACGTCAGGCAGGACCATGCCCCGTGCCGGGTTCCGTTGCCGCGAACGCGTCGGCGTCGAGTTGATCCAGGAGTTGGTTGAGCCGCAGCGGATCGATGCCGGGGCGCATGGGGCTGTTGAACGGGTCGACTCGGAAAGCGGGCGGGCGCGCCGCGCGTCGTTCCTGTGCCGCCAACCCGCGCCGTAACGTGGCGTTCACCGTCTCTTTAAAGGATGCTCCGGACCGCTTCGCCAGTTGCTGCAACTTGCCGGCCACGTCGTCATCGAGCGTCAGGGTCGTACGCATGGAGGCATCGTGATGTCGAAGGCATTTGATGTCAAGATGTCTGGCAACCGAACGATCAAGGGCGCCCGGGGATTCACGAGCTCAGCATCGACGGAGCCGCGCGACGTGTGGCGCGACAAGGACGACCGCACCGAACCCCGGCGGGCGCATGAAATCTTCCTGCGTAACTTCTTTGCGTTATGCAAACGTGTTCTGGCACTCAGGCAGCCTCAGCGTACAGGCTGGGGTAGGCGACCTCCCGGAGCTTGACCGCTGCCGCCATCGCGCGGCGACCGTTGCGGGAAACCCGCCAGCGACAGGAACGCGGGATCTTCGCAATCGGCTGGTGGATGTGCAGCCGAAGTAACAGCCGGGTGACCTGCCCAGACTGCCTGGTGGGCTTTACTCAGATGAAATTCACCGGCCATGGATTCGAGAAATAGTAGCGGGCATGGAACGGTCACCTCGAAATCATAACCTGTTCAGGTTAGGTGAGCGCTTATGCCCCAACCCACGATCGAGCCGCTGACCCTGCTCAGTCGCGCCGAGGACGAGACCAGCGCGTTTGGTGCCCGACTGGCCGGGGTGCTCGAAGCCGGCGACCTCATCGGTTTGCGCGGCGAACTCGGGGCCGGGAAGACGTGCCTCGTGCGCGGCCTTGCCGAGGGCCTGGGCATTCCCCCGGCGCGCGTGCGCAGTCCGACGTTCACACTCATCGCCGAATACGGCGGCGGCCGCCTGCCGCTCTATCACCTCGACCTTTACCGGCTGGAGCCGACCGAGGCGGACCGGCTCGCCCTGCGCGAGTACCTCGATGGCGACGGCGTCTGCGTGGTCGAGTGGTTCGAGCGTTTGCAGGACGAGTCGCCCCACCTCGAAGTCCATTTGACGTTCGTGGGAGCGACGGAACGGCGCCTGGTGGTGTCGGCGCATGGGGCGCGCTATGATCGCCGCCTCGATCGCTTGCGGGGTGTGTAAGTGTCCTTGATCGTTCAGAAATACGGCGGCACGTCGGTGGGAACAGTGGACCGGATCAAGGCCGTGGCGGCGCGGGTGGCGGCGACCCGGGCCGCCGGCCACGACGTCATCGTGGTGGTGTCGGCCATGGCCGGCGAGACCAATCGATTGCTCGATCTGGCCCGGCAAGTATCGTCGCAACCGGAACCGCGGGAGAGCGACGTCCTGGTCGCCACCGGCGAGCAGGTGGCGGTGGCCTTGTTGGCCATGGCACTGCTCGACCGCGGGGTGCCGGCGCGCTCGCTACTGGGTTACCAGGCTCGACTGGCGACCGACAGCGTCTTCGGCAGGGCGCGCATTCGGAACATCAGCGGCGAACGCATGCTCGAGGTGGTACGCGGCGGACAGGTCGCGGTGATTGCCGGCTTTCAGGGCGTCGACGAGGACCTCAACATCACGACCCTGGGACGCGGCGGCAGCGACACCAGTGCCGTTGCCGTCGCGGCCGCCGTGCGCGCCGACGTCTGCGAGATCTACACCGACGTCGACGGCGTCTACACGACCGACCCGCGCATCTGTCCCGGCGCCCGCAAGCTGGCGCGCGTTTCGTTCGACGAAATGCTGGAACTCGCCAGTCTCGGCGCGAAGGTGCTGCAGATCCGATCGGTCGAGTTCGCCAAGCGCTACGCCGTCCCCGTACACGTCCGGTCGAGCTTTTCGGACGCGCCGGGGACCTGGGTCGTCGAGGAGGAACCGAGTATGGAAGACGTTCTGGTCACCGGGGTTGCGCTGGACCTCAACGAAGCCAAGATCACCCTTCAGCACGTGCCCGATCGCCCCGGTCTGGCCGCCCGCATCTTCACCGCGATTGCCGCAGCGCACATCGTCGTCGATATGATCATCCAGAACGCCAGCGCCGAGGGTTCCACGGATGTGACCTTCACCGTGCCGCAGGCCGACAGCGATCAGGCCGTCGCGATCGTTCGCGGTCTGGCGGCGGAGATCGGCGCCGGTGGCGTGCTCGCCGACACCGGCGTCGCCAAGGTGTCGGTGGTAGGGCTCGGTATGCGCAGCCATGCGGGAGTCGCGGCGCACATGTTCGAGGTGCTCGCCCGCGAAGGCATCAACATCCAGATGATCTCGACGTCGGAGATCAAGGTCTCGGTCGTCATCGACGCCAAGTACGGCGAACTCGCCGTGCGCGTGCTGCATCAGGCGCTCGTCGAAGAGGGGGTCAAGGAGACAGCCGCGTGAGCGCTCCGGGACACGTCGAGATTTACGATACCACGCTGCGGGACGGTTCCCAGGCGGAGGACATCGCCTTTACCGTCGAAGACAAGCTGCGCATCGTCGAACGCCTCGACGACTTCGGTGTGCGGTACATCGAGGGCGGGTGGCCGGGTTCCAACCCGCGCGACGAAGCGTTCTTCAAGGCCGCCCGCGGCGTTAAGTTGAAGCAGGCGCGATTGGCCGCGTTCGGGGCGACGCGACGCGCCGGCACCAAGGCCGGCGAGGACCATAACCTCAGGATGCTCCTGCGGGCGGAGACGCCCGTCATCACGATCTTCGGCAAGACGTGGGACCTGCACGTGCGCGACGACCTGCGTATCTCGAAGCAGGAGAACCTCGAAGTCATTTACGACAGCGTGACCTATCTGAAGAAGCACGTCGACACGGTAATCTTCGATGCCGAGCACTTCTTCGACGGCTTCCGCTCGGCGCCGGAGTTCGCCCTGGACTGCTGCCGGGCTGCCGCCGACGGCGGCGCCGATCTGGTCTGTCTCTGCGAAACCAACGGCGGCCGCATTCCGAGCGAGGTGGCGGCGGCAGTGGATGCGGTCCGCGCCGCCCTGAACGTTCCGCTCGGCATCCATTGCCACAACGATTCCGAGCTGGCGGTCGCCAACTCGCTGATCGCCGTGCAGCGCGGCGCCGTTCAGGTCCAGGGCACCATCAACGGATTCGGCGAGCGTTGCGGCAACGCCAACCTGTGTTCGGTGATCGCCAACCTGCAACTCAAGATGGGATACAAGGTTGTCGGCGCCGCGCAGCTCCGGCGTCTGCGCGAAGTGTCGCACTTCGTTTACGAGCTGGCCAATATCGAGCCCAGCAAGCGCCAGC is a window of Candidatus Binatia bacterium DNA encoding:
- the tsaE gene encoding tRNA (adenosine(37)-N6)-threonylcarbamoyltransferase complex ATPase subunit type 1 TsaE codes for the protein MPQPTIEPLTLLSRAEDETSAFGARLAGVLEAGDLIGLRGELGAGKTCLVRGLAEGLGIPPARVRSPTFTLIAEYGGGRLPLYHLDLYRLEPTEADRLALREYLDGDGVCVVEWFERLQDESPHLEVHLTFVGATERRLVVSAHGARYDRRLDRLRGV
- a CDS encoding aspartate kinase: MSLIVQKYGGTSVGTVDRIKAVAARVAATRAAGHDVIVVVSAMAGETNRLLDLARQVSSQPEPRESDVLVATGEQVAVALLAMALLDRGVPARSLLGYQARLATDSVFGRARIRNISGERMLEVVRGGQVAVIAGFQGVDEDLNITTLGRGGSDTSAVAVAAAVRADVCEIYTDVDGVYTTDPRICPGARKLARVSFDEMLELASLGAKVLQIRSVEFAKRYAVPVHVRSSFSDAPGTWVVEEEPSMEDVLVTGVALDLNEAKITLQHVPDRPGLAARIFTAIAAAHIVVDMIIQNASAEGSTDVTFTVPQADSDQAVAIVRGLAAEIGAGGVLADTGVAKVSVVGLGMRSHAGVAAHMFEVLAREGINIQMISTSEIKVSVVIDAKYGELAVRVLHQALVEEGVKETAA
- a CDS encoding type II toxin-antitoxin system VapB family antitoxin, translated to MRTTLTLDDDVAGKLQQLAKRSGASFKETVNATLRRGLAAQERRAARPPAFRVDPFNSPMRPGIDPLRLNQLLDQLDADAFAATEPGTGHGPA
- the cimA gene encoding citramalate synthase, translated to MSAPGHVEIYDTTLRDGSQAEDIAFTVEDKLRIVERLDDFGVRYIEGGWPGSNPRDEAFFKAARGVKLKQARLAAFGATRRAGTKAGEDHNLRMLLRAETPVITIFGKTWDLHVRDDLRISKQENLEVIYDSVTYLKKHVDTVIFDAEHFFDGFRSAPEFALDCCRAAADGGADLVCLCETNGGRIPSEVAAAVDAVRAALNVPLGIHCHNDSELAVANSLIAVQRGAVQVQGTINGFGERCGNANLCSVIANLQLKMGYKVVGAAQLRRLREVSHFVYELANIEPSKRQPFVGTSAFAHKGGVHVAAVQKNPQTYEHIEPELVGNRQRVLVSDLSGRGNVLYKAHEFGVDVDPHNPKVRHVLAELKELENRGFQFEGAEASFELLMHKGLNGQKARNFRLIGFRVIDEKRHEDEEPIAEATIMIEGPDGSVEHTAAQGNGPVHALDMALRKALVKFYPQIREMTLLDYKVRVLGSGEGTGALVRVLIESGDGQDRWGTVGVSTNVIEASWQALVDAIDYKLYRDRKKSRAKRGAGDGERGAASGKRAAGRAKAAENEK
- a CDS encoding DUF5615 family PIN-like protein; translated protein: MILWVDAHISPKLCPRIRRQFGVEVTHVRDLGLREAEDPEIFEKARAADVAVFTKDEDFVDLVGRLGTPPQVLWLRCGNMSNARLWSILSRTLADALELLRQGEPIVEITLSQGEPGGRTQASSHRRGKTPRR
- a CDS encoding type II toxin-antitoxin system VapC family toxin, with protein sequence MVLPDVNLLVYAYNAASPLHGAARAWWEDLLTREHPVALPWVVVCGFVRLVTHPAVFVAPLPPLAALDRVHIWFDRPHVRTLDPGPRHLTILEDLFRATGLAGNLTTDAHLAALALEHQCEIHSNDADFQRFPGLRWRNPLT
- a CDS encoding DUF433 domain-containing protein, which translates into the protein MAQLMDRITVNPRQCGGRPCIRGMRIRVSDVLELLASGMTPKQIVREHPDLEIEDVYACLRFATGRVSHAVVVP
- a CDS encoding type II toxin-antitoxin system VapC family toxin; its protein translation is MIVADTDVLVDYLRGRNPMAARVEIELQTRGFATTVVTAFELWTGARTPRQSSAVEMLLAAMTILPLDADGARKGAEARSALLARGEDIGMADCLIAGICLREGAMLITGNRRHFARIDGLKLSFGTEEEQPEEEP